In Ignavibacteriales bacterium, the following are encoded in one genomic region:
- the glgB gene encoding 1,4-alpha-glucan branching protein GlgB — translation MSKKSPSKQILTSEDEQIRQIRDFECQKPFDILGPHKAGKKSMVIRAFLPGAERAWVIPKEGNERQEMERIGETDVFSVVFKKTEKRFPYIIEYTDGEGNIIQREDPYYFPTILSKYDLHLFGEGNNFKIYEKLGAHVREFEGVTGTHFAVWAPNARAVSVIGEFNSWNNGAHPMENVNGSGIWVLFVPEVTDGSLYKYAVKSALDDEIKAKSDPYAFYSELRPSNASVVHTLGEFEWNDMEWMADRKEWDYKRSPISIYEVHLCSWKRDHGNTDFPNEWGFMNYRQLAHEIVDHVKEMGYTHIELLPVMEHPLDKSWGYQVVNYFAPTSRHGTPEDFMYFVDHCHYNCIGVILDWVPGHFPTDEHGLYKFDGTEIYAYDDPRKGFHKEWGTMVFDYGKNQVRNFLISNALFWFEKYHLDGLRVDAVASMLYLDYSRDEGEWEPNIFGGNENIEAIEFLRLLNEKVHESNKGIMMIAEESTAWKGVTKPVYLGGLGFDMKWNMGWMHDVLYYFSLDPIHRKFHHNKITFSLWYSFDENFVLPISHDEVVYGKRTLIEKFFGDIDQRFATLKLFFGFMFAHPGKKLNFMINDIAQYNEWNSEAQVEREVLEFERNSEFNLFFKGLSHLYKEHVPFYDEDFKSDGFQWIDFTDADAGVLSFIRYTVGRKDFLVFTFNMTPIKRENYVLGVPEKGFYREIFNSDAVEYGGSGEGNLGGIEANDEKRYSYTNSISITLPPLAVNIFKLEE, via the coding sequence ATGAGTAAAAAATCCCCTTCAAAACAAATTCTTACTTCGGAAGACGAGCAGATCAGGCAGATCCGGGACTTCGAATGCCAAAAGCCCTTCGATATTCTTGGACCCCATAAAGCCGGCAAAAAGTCTATGGTTATTAGAGCTTTTCTCCCCGGAGCAGAAAGAGCTTGGGTTATTCCAAAGGAGGGGAATGAGCGTCAGGAAATGGAACGCATTGGAGAGACGGATGTATTCTCCGTTGTGTTCAAGAAAACTGAGAAAAGATTTCCATATATAATAGAGTATACCGACGGCGAAGGTAATATCATCCAGCGTGAGGATCCATACTATTTTCCGACGATACTTTCCAAATACGATCTCCATCTTTTCGGTGAAGGAAATAATTTCAAAATATATGAAAAGCTCGGTGCGCACGTCCGCGAGTTCGAAGGGGTTACAGGTACACACTTTGCCGTGTGGGCGCCTAATGCCAGGGCAGTCTCGGTCATTGGCGAATTCAACAGCTGGAATAATGGCGCGCACCCGATGGAAAACGTGAACGGCTCAGGCATCTGGGTTCTTTTCGTTCCGGAAGTTACTGACGGTTCTCTGTATAAATATGCTGTTAAGTCTGCGCTCGATGATGAGATTAAAGCTAAATCCGATCCTTACGCTTTCTATTCCGAGCTCCGCCCTAGTAACGCTTCTGTTGTTCATACACTGGGTGAGTTTGAATGGAACGATATGGAGTGGATGGCAGACCGTAAGGAGTGGGATTACAAAAGATCGCCAATATCCATTTATGAGGTGCATCTTTGTTCATGGAAAAGAGATCATGGAAATACCGACTTCCCGAATGAGTGGGGTTTTATGAATTACCGCCAGCTTGCGCACGAGATCGTTGACCATGTTAAAGAAATGGGTTACACTCATATCGAACTTCTGCCGGTTATGGAGCATCCACTGGATAAATCATGGGGCTATCAGGTTGTAAATTATTTTGCGCCTACAAGCAGGCATGGCACACCTGAAGACTTTATGTATTTTGTTGACCATTGCCATTATAATTGTATCGGAGTCATCCTCGATTGGGTACCCGGACATTTTCCAACCGATGAACACGGACTATATAAATTCGACGGCACGGAGATTTATGCTTATGATGATCCGCGCAAAGGGTTCCATAAGGAATGGGGTACTATGGTCTTCGATTACGGAAAGAATCAGGTCCGTAACTTCCTTATATCGAATGCTCTCTTCTGGTTTGAAAAGTATCACCTTGACGGGTTAAGGGTAGATGCTGTTGCATCTATGCTGTATCTCGATTATTCACGTGATGAGGGCGAATGGGAGCCTAACATATTTGGGGGTAATGAAAATATTGAAGCCATTGAGTTTCTTCGTCTTCTAAATGAGAAAGTGCATGAGTCGAATAAGGGAATTATGATGATAGCCGAGGAATCCACTGCATGGAAAGGTGTTACAAAGCCCGTTTATCTAGGCGGACTTGGATTTGATATGAAATGGAATATGGGCTGGATGCACGATGTTCTGTATTATTTTTCACTCGACCCCATTCACAGGAAATTTCATCACAATAAGATCACTTTTTCACTCTGGTATTCGTTTGATGAAAATTTTGTGCTTCCTATATCGCACGATGAGGTCGTTTACGGCAAAAGAACTCTCATCGAAAAGTTTTTCGGTGATATTGACCAGCGGTTTGCCACGTTGAAACTATTCTTCGGATTTATGTTCGCGCACCCCGGCAAAAAGCTGAACTTTATGATAAATGATATCGCGCAGTACAACGAATGGAATAGCGAAGCGCAGGTGGAAAGGGAAGTGCTTGAGTTTGAAAGAAACAGTGAGTTCAACCTCTTTTTTAAAGGCCTTAGTCATTTGTATAAAGAACATGTTCCGTTCTACGATGAAGATTTCAAAAGCGATGGCTTTCAGTGGATCGATTTTACGGATGCCGATGCCGGTGTGTTAAGTTTTATCCGCTATACCGTTGGCAGGAAGGATTTTCTTGTATTTACTTTTAATATGACGCCGATAAAACGAGAGAATTATGTGCTTGGCGTTCCTGAAAAAGGTTTTTACAGGGAGATTTTTAATAGCGATGCCGTAGAATACGGTGGAAGCGGCGAGGGAAATCTCGGCGGTATAGAGGCAAACGATGAAAAGCGGTACTCTTATACGAATAGTATCAGCATTACACTCCCTCCGCTTGCTGTAAATATTTTTAAACTTGAAGAATAA
- a CDS encoding TfoX/Sxy family protein encodes MAYSEKLAERINSILKGKRGIVQKKMFGGICYMYKDKMSVGIVKDDLMIRVLPEKYDEYLKKPHVRKMDFTGKPLKGFLYVGSQGIKTERQLSKWIDVGLEFAVKSPPKKISKKTTKKAVKKASHKKKSGA; translated from the coding sequence ATGGCTTACAGCGAAAAACTTGCGGAAAGAATAAATTCTATCCTGAAAGGCAAACGCGGTATCGTACAAAAAAAGATGTTCGGCGGTATCTGCTACATGTACAAAGATAAGATGAGTGTCGGCATCGTAAAAGATGACCTCATGATAAGGGTGCTCCCTGAAAAATATGACGAGTATTTGAAGAAACCTCACGTCAGGAAAATGGATTTCACAGGTAAGCCTTTAAAAGGCTTCCTTTATGTGGGTTCTCAGGGAATTAAGACCGAAAGGCAGTTGTCTAAATGGATCGATGTTGGATTAGAGTTTGCGGTCAAAAGTCCGCCTAAAAAGATCTCCAAAAAAACAACAAAGAAAGCTGTTAAAAAAGCTTCTCATAAAAAGAAATCCGGCGCATAA
- a CDS encoding DUF3536 domain-containing protein, translating into MNKYKNKTLFLIFHGHFYQPPREDPWTGEVEVQPSAAPLHDWNERIYQECYKPNTRAVITDKNDKILKFVNNFEYLSFNIGPTLLSWIKKKHPHRLRMMIDADKKSVEKHNGHGNAIAQIYNHVIMPLANENDKITQIKWGIEDFKFHFDRDPEGMWLPETACNEATLEALIQEGVKFTILDPSQAEKIRKLPGGSWTDVTGGGLDTTRPYRFFSKIHSGASLTVFFYDGLLSKNIAFDDYITNAERMMERIEIINLDNSHMDELISAAVDGETFGHHKPFTERTIAYLLSELAPKHKYKVTNFGEFLSNHTPLCEVEIKKGRNGEGTSWSCAHGVGRWQEDCGCGQGEPGWNQKWRRPLRDSLNWLRDEMIKITEIEGGKYLKNVWDARNDYIHVVLDPSRESYEKFFYFNAKQFLTEDESELCIKIMEMQRNAMYMFTSCGWFFSDVSGLETLIILRFAARAIELAREVSGIDFEEEFLARLSEARSNLPQYRDGRYIYESKIKLRNKYMSA; encoded by the coding sequence TTGAATAAGTATAAAAACAAGACTCTGTTTCTCATATTCCATGGACATTTCTACCAGCCGCCTCGCGAAGATCCGTGGACGGGTGAGGTGGAAGTTCAGCCGTCTGCCGCCCCACTGCATGATTGGAACGAGCGTATATATCAGGAATGCTACAAACCCAATACAAGGGCGGTTATCACCGACAAGAACGATAAGATTTTAAAGTTTGTAAATAATTTTGAATATTTGAGCTTTAATATAGGACCTACCCTTTTATCCTGGATCAAAAAGAAACACCCGCACCGTCTCCGGATGATGATTGATGCTGATAAGAAAAGTGTCGAAAAGCATAATGGACACGGGAATGCGATTGCGCAGATATATAACCACGTTATAATGCCCCTTGCTAACGAAAATGATAAGATCACCCAGATAAAATGGGGGATTGAAGATTTTAAGTTTCATTTTGACCGTGATCCGGAGGGTATGTGGCTTCCCGAAACTGCTTGCAATGAAGCCACTCTAGAAGCCTTAATTCAGGAAGGGGTTAAGTTTACGATACTCGATCCTTCACAGGCGGAGAAAATACGCAAACTGCCCGGTGGTTCATGGACAGATGTAACCGGTGGAGGTTTGGACACTACCCGGCCGTACAGGTTCTTTTCGAAAATACACAGCGGTGCTTCGCTAACGGTTTTTTTCTACGACGGTCTATTGTCAAAGAATATTGCCTTTGATGACTATATTACTAATGCCGAAAGAATGATGGAACGGATTGAAATTATCAATCTGGATAATTCGCATATGGATGAATTGATTAGTGCCGCCGTTGACGGTGAAACATTCGGACATCATAAACCTTTTACTGAACGCACTATCGCATATCTGTTATCTGAATTGGCGCCTAAACACAAATATAAGGTAACTAACTTCGGTGAATTTCTCTCTAACCATACCCCGTTGTGTGAAGTGGAAATAAAAAAAGGAAGGAACGGGGAAGGGACGTCATGGAGTTGTGCGCACGGGGTCGGTAGGTGGCAGGAAGATTGTGGGTGTGGGCAGGGTGAGCCGGGCTGGAATCAGAAATGGAGAAGACCTCTGCGCGATAGCCTTAACTGGCTTCGAGATGAGATGATTAAGATTACTGAGATCGAAGGAGGTAAGTATCTCAAAAACGTTTGGGATGCGCGCAATGATTATATTCACGTCGTTTTGGATCCGTCCAGAGAATCATATGAAAAATTCTTTTACTTCAATGCGAAGCAGTTCCTTACTGAGGATGAGAGCGAATTATGTATTAAGATAATGGAAATGCAGAGGAACGCAATGTATATGTTCACCAGCTGTGGCTGGTTTTTTTCCGATGTGTCTGGTCTGGAAACACTGATAATACTGCGCTTCGCGGCGAGAGCCATCGAACTGGCTAGGGAAGTATCCGGAATCGATTTCGAGGAAGAATTCCTCGCGAGGCTCTCTGAGGCAAGATCGAATCTTCCCCAATACCGTGATGGCAGATACATTTATGAATCTAAAATTAAGCTGAGAAATAAATACATGTCCGCGTAA
- the malQ gene encoding 4-alpha-glucanotransferase — protein MNYEHLLNTYSGRIWKKIGIQRRAGVAVPLFSLYSSKSIGIGEIPDLKLLVDWCKLTGLSIIQLLPMNELGMDFSPYSSVSTFAIDPVYLRLTDLKLMNKNKFKEEITALREKFPAGHGEVNYDIKKEKLKLLAKICKDSDFGRSIKYKKFVRENEYWLNDYALYRLIKDEKDERAWFKWKKTYRDRDEKTLRKLTSQNKQKIEFYCWLQWQLYEQLTALKKYAAEKKVFLMGDIPFLVARDSADVWACQDYFKLDYEAGAPPDVFFAKGQRWGMPPYEWNNIARDGFRYIKHRLSYAASFYDMFRIDHFVGLLRVWIINKHSPKAKGAKDGRFDPELEYIWGEHGRKLLTVILEDTEMLPCAEDLGTVPPASYHILWKAGVPGVEVQRWSKNWSDGFDFIKPSDYRINSVATVSTHDSSTLPAWWKYEAGTIDRYPFRKFCKNKKLPVGKMRHRLFDKDHPGKDKFYWKTSVDSVEKLLSIVKLPESEAQDLIGMYRSSFGEKETFWKYIGFQGKMRPLPDTEFIKRSLETISRTSSVFSIQLLFEWLYLDKKILTKHSSAADRINFPGIVNNKNWRLVMPLSLEKLLRHPVNELIKDINSTNGRAVK, from the coding sequence TTGAACTACGAACATTTATTAAATACATACAGTGGTAGGATCTGGAAGAAGATCGGGATTCAAAGGCGGGCTGGTGTTGCGGTACCGCTTTTCTCCTTATACTCATCCAAAAGCATCGGCATAGGCGAAATTCCTGACCTTAAGCTCCTTGTCGATTGGTGCAAATTGACCGGGCTAAGCATTATTCAGCTCCTCCCTATGAACGAGCTCGGTATGGATTTTTCTCCGTATAGCTCTGTCAGCACATTTGCGATAGACCCCGTATATTTGCGCCTTACTGACCTGAAGTTAATGAATAAAAATAAGTTCAAAGAAGAGATTACTGCTCTCCGCGAAAAATTCCCAGCCGGGCATGGCGAGGTAAATTACGACATAAAAAAAGAAAAGCTGAAACTCCTCGCAAAGATTTGTAAAGATTCCGACTTCGGCAGGTCCATTAAGTATAAAAAATTCGTCCGTGAAAATGAATACTGGCTCAATGATTACGCGCTCTACCGTTTAATAAAAGACGAAAAAGACGAGCGCGCGTGGTTTAAATGGAAAAAAACATACCGCGACCGCGACGAAAAAACCCTCCGCAAGCTCACTTCACAAAATAAGCAAAAAATAGAATTTTACTGTTGGCTACAGTGGCAGCTTTATGAACAGCTCACCGCCCTTAAAAAATACGCTGCCGAAAAGAAAGTCTTTCTCATGGGAGACATTCCGTTCCTTGTAGCGCGGGACAGCGCCGACGTATGGGCATGCCAGGATTATTTTAAGCTCGACTACGAAGCCGGCGCACCCCCTGACGTGTTCTTCGCCAAAGGACAGCGGTGGGGCATGCCTCCCTACGAATGGAACAACATTGCCCGCGATGGCTTCCGCTACATAAAGCACCGCCTCAGCTATGCCGCATCCTTCTATGATATGTTCCGCATAGATCACTTCGTTGGACTCCTTCGCGTCTGGATCATAAACAAACACTCCCCCAAAGCCAAGGGCGCCAAAGACGGCCGCTTCGACCCGGAGCTGGAATATATTTGGGGAGAGCATGGCAGAAAGCTCCTCACCGTCATCCTGGAGGATACCGAAATGTTGCCGTGCGCCGAAGATCTCGGCACCGTACCGCCCGCATCTTACCATATACTATGGAAAGCTGGCGTCCCCGGTGTCGAAGTCCAGCGCTGGTCCAAAAACTGGAGCGATGGCTTCGATTTTATCAAGCCCTCCGACTACCGGATAAATTCCGTCGCTACAGTTTCAACTCATGATTCCAGCACGCTCCCCGCGTGGTGGAAATACGAAGCCGGTACTATTGACCGGTATCCCTTCCGCAAGTTTTGCAAAAATAAAAAGCTCCCTGTCGGCAAGATGAGACACAGGCTTTTCGACAAGGACCATCCCGGAAAGGATAAATTCTACTGGAAGACCTCCGTTGATTCCGTGGAAAAACTTCTCTCGATCGTTAAATTACCGGAATCCGAAGCGCAAGACCTCATTGGTATGTACAGGTCCAGCTTTGGCGAAAAGGAAACTTTCTGGAAATACATCGGCTTCCAGGGAAAGATGAGACCACTCCCTGATACTGAATTTATTAAACGGTCGCTCGAGACCATATCACGTACCTCGTCAGTATTTTCAATACAGCTCCTTTTTGAATGGCTGTATCTCGACAAGAAAATATTGACGAAGCACAGCTCGGCTGCCGATAGGATAAATTTCCCGGGGATCGTTAATAATAAGAACTGGCGCCTTGTGATGCCCCTTTCATTGGAAAAATTGCTCAGACATCCGGTCAACGAACTCATTAAAGATATTAATTCAACCAATGGGAGAGCTGTAAAATGA
- a CDS encoding T9SS type A sorting domain-containing protein has product MKKFKRIYLVAAIIMFANICFGQADHTSETTVSQNRGKAGETRQYDNSLTQKTQTSYLAPCSDIEISKTQPPFQNDWDDMDILVDGGAVATAGFRQAIIKFGPDFSMYAVINKKTISGQFNGKIVIYRSDNGGLNWTLISTIQSTSNFFGQFSYLVENNTPGVEDSTRLILFYTISPNQNLNSSVLNFYSVKRNGTAPISGNIGIATSGYKLFNPSAFSNGTYGGNGYGVIVGEYNNSTDATRSLRYFRTTNFGVSFQSAVLIDPGYSTFNDYFPSAGFKKGSTDSVYIAVERRDAADTLVRVIVTPWEPTASATTNFLTNGPDNYEKPSLTILQTDPANQVLITCIKNLGIPVYDYTTDGGSSWIIDAALGDATQKDIKFTAVNSDPDTTDGGYFIAAYQDAFFSLSDSVTVRRGRLGDMGPFEFKVNDLSTTGFIGPSVAIYKYTPMGGSLQKRSAVMYVGANTVNTYYDQENLPTGIINNNGIASEFRLSQNYPNPFNPSTKIDFEIPNFSTVKLAVYDVLGREVSTLINEDLGAGAYTVDFRAENLASGIYFYSIKVENQNGQFRDIKKMTLIK; this is encoded by the coding sequence ATGAAAAAATTCAAACGAATTTATCTGGTAGCCGCCATAATTATGTTTGCCAATATTTGTTTTGGACAGGCAGATCACACATCCGAAACAACAGTCAGCCAAAACAGAGGAAAGGCAGGCGAAACAAGGCAATATGACAATTCATTAACACAAAAAACTCAGACGAGTTATTTAGCACCGTGCAGTGACATCGAAATAAGTAAAACGCAACCACCATTTCAAAATGACTGGGACGATATGGATATATTGGTTGACGGTGGTGCGGTAGCAACAGCCGGTTTTCGCCAGGCAATAATAAAATTTGGTCCGGACTTCAGTATGTATGCGGTAATAAATAAAAAGACGATCTCGGGACAATTTAACGGAAAGATTGTAATATACAGATCTGATAACGGCGGTTTAAACTGGACGCTCATCTCGACAATACAAAGTACATCAAACTTTTTTGGTCAATTTTCATACCTGGTTGAAAATAACACACCTGGTGTAGAAGACTCTACCCGATTAATCTTATTTTACACAATATCACCAAACCAGAACTTAAACAGTTCGGTATTGAATTTTTACTCCGTAAAAAGGAACGGCACAGCCCCAATATCCGGAAATATCGGAATAGCAACTTCAGGATATAAATTGTTTAATCCAAGTGCATTTAGTAATGGTACATATGGTGGAAACGGTTATGGAGTAATTGTTGGTGAATATAATAATTCGACAGATGCTACAAGGAGTTTAAGATACTTCAGAACAACCAACTTTGGTGTTTCATTTCAATCAGCTGTATTAATTGATCCGGGATATTCTACATTCAATGATTATTTTCCCTCGGCAGGCTTTAAGAAAGGATCAACAGATTCAGTTTATATTGCAGTAGAAAGACGTGACGCAGCAGATACATTAGTTAGAGTAATAGTGACACCATGGGAGCCAACAGCATCGGCGACAACAAACTTTTTAACGAACGGACCGGACAATTATGAAAAACCAAGCCTTACAATATTACAAACCGATCCCGCAAATCAGGTTCTGATCACGTGTATAAAGAACTTGGGAATTCCTGTTTATGATTACACAACAGACGGGGGAAGTTCATGGATAATCGACGCTGCACTAGGAGATGCAACACAAAAAGACATTAAGTTTACAGCAGTTAACTCAGACCCCGATACAACAGACGGTGGTTATTTTATAGCTGCATATCAGGATGCCTTCTTTAGCCTTTCGGATTCTGTAACAGTCAGAAGAGGGAGATTAGGAGATATGGGTCCTTTTGAATTTAAGGTGAATGATCTTTCAACTACAGGGTTTATAGGACCTTCGGTTGCCATTTACAAATATACTCCTATGGGCGGTTCGCTTCAGAAGAGATCAGCGGTAATGTATGTAGGCGCGAATACCGTGAACACATACTACGACCAGGAAAATCTACCTACGGGGATTATCAATAATAACGGAATAGCATCGGAATTTAGGTTGTCACAAAACTATCCGAATCCGTTTAACCCGTCGACAAAGATAGATTTTGAGATCCCTAACTTTTCAACAGTGAAATTAGCAGTATATGATGTTTTAGGCAGGGAAGTTTCGACACTAATTAATGAAGATCTGGGCGCAGGCGCTTACACGGTGGATTTCAGAGCAGAAAATTTAGCCAGCGGAATATATTTCTACAGCATTAAAGTAGAAAATCAGAACGGGCAATTCCGCGACATAAAGAAAATGACATTAATAAAGTAA
- a CDS encoding sterol desaturase family protein, whose protein sequence is MEVLSWTSIVVFGSAVLFLILEKLFPYTKGQKIFREGFFYDFILYTIAQSYILGLIIFGLLEFLKTNTGIYKYSLIGDWPIWVQVLFFLITHDLYIYWFHRWQHNNKFLWRIHEAHHSPQSVDWLSGSRSHAFEILINQTIEFAPIILLGAAPVVPAIKGMIDAVWGMYIHSNINVNSGKLQYFINGPEMHRWHHSDDEGKEYQSNYSTKLAIWDWVFGTAYYPDPSVKKPQQYGIARDMPEYPLSELNEKEKSLAQKNKFIHIVLVVVKDIYVYLKQLIFAFRRFESKEEARITPNESSSKGEPASHTGDYNVLAREDKEA, encoded by the coding sequence ATGGAAGTACTTAGCTGGACATCTATAGTAGTATTCGGATCTGCTGTATTATTTTTAATACTCGAGAAGCTATTCCCATATACAAAAGGGCAGAAGATTTTCAGAGAAGGGTTCTTCTACGATTTTATTTTATATACTATAGCCCAAAGCTACATACTTGGACTTATAATATTCGGACTTCTCGAATTTCTAAAAACCAATACGGGTATATATAAATATAGTCTCATAGGTGACTGGCCTATCTGGGTGCAGGTACTTTTTTTCCTTATCACTCACGATCTATACATTTACTGGTTCCACAGGTGGCAACACAACAACAAGTTCCTCTGGCGGATCCATGAAGCACATCACTCTCCTCAGTCGGTCGATTGGCTGTCGGGATCGAGGTCACACGCATTTGAAATACTAATCAATCAGACTATAGAGTTTGCACCAATAATCCTTCTCGGAGCGGCGCCGGTAGTTCCCGCAATTAAAGGAATGATAGACGCAGTCTGGGGCATGTATATACACTCTAATATAAACGTGAACAGCGGGAAACTTCAGTATTTTATAAACGGACCGGAGATGCACCGCTGGCATCACTCCGACGACGAAGGAAAAGAATATCAAAGTAATTATTCGACGAAGCTAGCAATCTGGGACTGGGTATTCGGAACCGCATATTACCCGGATCCATCAGTTAAAAAACCTCAGCAGTATGGAATTGCGCGCGACATGCCTGAATATCCGTTATCAGAGCTTAATGAGAAAGAAAAGTCACTTGCACAAAAAAATAAATTTATACATATAGTATTAGTAGTAGTAAAAGATATATATGTTTACTTGAAACAGCTTATTTTTGCTTTCAGAAGGTTTGAAAGTAAAGAAGAAGCGAGAATCACTCCGAATGAAAGCTCCAGTAAGGGGGAGCCGGCATCACACACGGGGGACTATAATGTCCTCGCCAGGGAAGATAAAGAAGCTTAA
- a CDS encoding N-acetylneuraminate synthase family protein, whose amino-acid sequence MAKVKVGDRYIGDGESVYVIAEIGINHNGSMENVMKLIDGAAASGCDAVKFQKRTPELCVPKDQWYIERDTPWGRMTYIDYRHKVELTKEDYQAIDDYCKEKGIHWFASCWDEEAVDFLEQFDVNLYKAASASLTDIDLLKKKKSTGKPLMISTGMSTMGEIEAAVDAIGTDNLMIAHSTSTYPCKLEELNLRVITTLKNKYPDVPIGYSGHETGLAPTWAAVALGAGFVERHITLDRAMWGSDQAASVEVGGFHRLVENIRDIERSLGDGVKRVYESEHGPRKKLRRVQ is encoded by the coding sequence ATGGCAAAAGTAAAAGTAGGTGACAGATACATAGGAGATGGCGAAAGCGTATATGTTATCGCCGAGATAGGTATTAACCATAACGGGTCGATGGAAAACGTAATGAAACTGATCGACGGCGCGGCGGCATCAGGCTGTGACGCAGTAAAATTCCAGAAAAGGACACCCGAGCTCTGCGTACCAAAGGATCAGTGGTATATAGAGAGGGATACTCCCTGGGGAAGAATGACATACATAGATTACAGACATAAGGTCGAACTAACAAAGGAAGATTACCAGGCAATAGATGACTACTGCAAAGAAAAAGGAATACACTGGTTCGCATCATGCTGGGATGAAGAGGCAGTTGATTTTTTAGAACAGTTCGATGTAAATTTATATAAGGCGGCTTCAGCCTCACTGACCGATATAGACCTATTAAAGAAAAAGAAATCCACAGGGAAGCCTCTCATGATCTCTACGGGTATGTCGACAATGGGGGAAATAGAAGCAGCGGTAGATGCTATCGGCACGGATAATCTAATGATAGCTCATTCGACATCTACATATCCATGCAAACTGGAAGAACTTAATTTACGCGTTATAACGACATTAAAGAATAAATACCCTGACGTTCCAATTGGCTATTCCGGGCATGAAACGGGGCTTGCGCCGACGTGGGCGGCAGTGGCATTAGGAGCAGGATTTGTAGAGAGACACATCACACTTGACAGAGCAATGTGGGGATCAGACCAGGCGGCTTCAGTCGAAGTGGGAGGATTTCACAGGCTAGTAGAAAACATAAGGGATATAGAAAGATCACTCGGTGACGGGGTAAAGAGAGTTTACGAAAGCGAACACGGTCCCAGGAAAAAGTTAAGAAGGGTTCAATAA
- a CDS encoding SDR family oxidoreductase, which yields MNKLFSLEGKVALVTGAVGLIGKEHCRALSEAGARVIAGDVSDAVEELAAEVGSDSVEGYFLDVTSPESVTKVRDYILSKYGKLDVLVNNAAINDMFENPASALEQSKFENYPLEMWKKSLEVNVTGTFLCSQILGAEMAKNGKGSIINVASTYGITAPNQSIYINEMGEQTFYKSAAYPATKGAVISFTRFLAAYWGNKGVRVNTLSPGGVENNQQDFFIKNYSELTPLGRMAKADDYKGALVFLASDASSYMTGANLVVDGGWTTW from the coding sequence ATAAATAAACTATTTTCGCTGGAAGGAAAAGTCGCTCTTGTGACGGGGGCTGTGGGATTGATAGGAAAGGAGCATTGCAGGGCGCTGTCAGAAGCGGGTGCACGGGTAATAGCGGGAGATGTGAGTGACGCTGTGGAGGAGTTAGCGGCGGAGGTGGGGAGTGATAGCGTGGAGGGGTATTTTTTGGACGTGACGAGCCCGGAATCTGTCACAAAAGTACGAGACTATATACTCAGCAAATACGGAAAACTCGACGTGCTGGTAAATAATGCAGCGATAAACGATATGTTCGAGAATCCGGCGTCAGCGCTGGAACAGTCGAAATTCGAAAACTACCCGCTCGAGATGTGGAAGAAGTCGCTCGAGGTAAATGTTACAGGTACCTTTTTATGCTCGCAAATACTGGGTGCAGAGATGGCAAAGAACGGCAAAGGAAGCATAATCAACGTTGCATCGACATACGGAATAACCGCTCCAAACCAATCAATCTATATTAATGAAATGGGTGAGCAGACGTTTTATAAATCCGCGGCGTATCCCGCGACAAAGGGAGCAGTGATCTCATTTACGAGATTCCTTGCGGCGTACTGGGGAAATAAAGGCGTGAGAGTAAACACGCTTTCACCGGGCGGAGTCGAGAACAATCAGCAGGATTTCTTTATTAAGAACTATTCGGAACTAACCCCGCTGGGCAGAATGGCTAAAGCAGATGATTATAAGGGAGCACTGGTATTTCTGGCAAGTGACGCGTCGTCTTACATGACAGGTGCAAACCTGGTAGTGGACGGCGGATGGACAACCTGGTAA